The Gammaproteobacteria bacterium genome includes the window TTTTATCGCTTCATGCCGACAGTGAAAGGTGAGCTCGCAAAAGGCGGGCGCCTGCAGGCCCTGGTGATTAAGGAATGGCCATCTGCCGACACCCGCAACTGGCCACACGACTGGGGTGGCGCCGGCTTTGGCACAATAGAAACCGGCAAGGTGATGGACGTTGAGTGGATTGACGTGGAAGACGTCGAAGCTCCGGACGGCGACCTGGCCGCTCGTGGCCATGCTGCCGGAGCGGCACGTTTCTGTCGCGGTGAAGGCGTTGCCTGGGCAGCGCAGGGCGACGGTGGCGATGTGTATTTCAACTGCACCCAGGGCGGTGCACAGCGCGTTGGGCAGATATGGCGTTATTCGCCTGCTGGCCAGCAGGTGCAGCTGGTCTATGAATCATCCGGTGCCGACGTGCTGGATAACTGCGACAACCTGGCAGTGGCGCCGTGGGGCGACCTGGTAATTTGCGAAGACGGTTTCGGCGAGCAATACATGCGCGGTCTGCGACCGGATGGAACGCTGTATGACCTGGCGCGTAATGCTCACTCGCAAAAAAGCGAATTTTGCGGCGCGTGTTTTTCACCCGATGGCTCGGTGCTGTTCGTCAACATCCAGGAGCCCGGGATCACGCTGGCCATTACCGGACCGTGGGACAGTCTGCGCAGCAAATCCGCCTGAGATCAACGTCAGGAAATCGCGCATGCTCGCAGCCTCGCAAGTGTTGGTCGATTTACAGCAATCGCATGGTTGTCCCGCTGGCAAGCCTGGTGACCCTGAATGAGGTGGCCGGACCTGATGAACTCAACCGGTTTGATCGCATGCGTTCTATTACCGTGGAAGCCGCACTGGCGGATGGCGTGTCTTTAGGGGACGCCGTGACGGAGCTGGGTGAAAGGGCGCGCGCACGGTCACCGCATTACGTTGCCGGATGATCGGCAAGCTGCGTGGCGAGTCTGCTTAAGCCTTGTTTCGACAAACGTGTTGACGAAGGCGCTTGATGTGAGCTGCTTCGTCGCGACTGGTAGTGTCCGGCATTGGTCGGCCGATTTGCCGGCGATTGGCGTAAAAGCGTAAAGTACGCATCATGGAATATGCACTTGTTTATCCGATGGCAGCCATGGTGTTGCTTACCGCACTGGTCCTGATTCGTATGGTTCGCGGCCGCGTAGCTGCAGTGAAGCATGGCGAAGTCGATGCAAAGTTCTACAAAACGTTTGCCGGTGATGTAGGTGAGCCGCGCAAGGTAGCGCAGCATTCGCGCCATTTTGTCAATCTGTTTGAAAGCCCGGTTTTATTTTACGCGGGCTGTATTACGGCAATGGTTGCAGGTCAGGGAACCGGTGTCATTGTCTGGCTGGCCTGGGCCTACGTTTTGGCCAGGGTGGGACACGCTTTCGTTCATCTGGGTTCCAACAGGATACCGCCACGCATGGCTATCTACGGTGCCAGCTGGGTTGTGTTACTTGCCCTGTGGACCACGCTGGTAGTGCGGGTCGCTATGTCAT containing:
- a CDS encoding efflux RND transporter permease subunit — protein: MVVPLASLVTLNEVAGPDELNRFDRMRSITVEAALADGVSLGDAVTELGERARARSPHYVAG